A region from the Cherax quadricarinatus isolate ZL_2023a chromosome 44, ASM3850222v1, whole genome shotgun sequence genome encodes:
- the LOC138853976 gene encoding alpha-galactosidase A-like: MKALMGVVGVVMVGVVVGLENGLARTPPMGWLAWERFRCNTDCDNDPDNCISESLFKAMADLMVSEGYRDLGYDIVCLDDCWLDTERDADDKLQPDPKRFPSGIKALADYVSGCLSTCMSMVIPTNSGRGHLCTVLD, encoded by the exons ATGAAGGCTCTGATGggcgtggtgggtgtggtgatggtgggcgtggtggtggggcTGGAGAACGGATTGGCTAGGACCCCGCCCATGGGCTGGCTCGCCTGGGAGAGATTCAGGTGCAACACTGACTGTGATAACGACCCTGATAACTGTATCAG TGAGTCGTTGTTCAAGGCGATGGCCGACCTGATGGTAAGCGAGGGTTACCGTGACCTTGGCTACGATATCGTCTGCCTCGACGACTGCTGGCTGGACACAGAAAGAGACGCGGACGATAAACTGCAGCCAGACCCCAAGCGATTTCCCTCCGGCATCAAGGCCCTCGCTGACTATGTTAGTGGCTGTCTCTCTACCTGTAtgagtatggtgataccgaccaACTCTGGAagaggacacttgtgtacagtactggactga